From the bacterium genome, the window GCTTGCCCGGTTCGCGGGCGACCAGGGTGGGATTGGTGGTGACCCCGTCCGCGACGCCAAGGGCCATCGCCTTTTTGATCTCTTCGAGACTGGCGGTATCGATGAAAAATTTCATGCTCGCTCCTTTGGCAAGGGGTGGATATCCGATGGATAGAGAATCTGCAACAGGAAGAGCCCGTGCGCCGGGGCGGTGCGTCCCGCAGCGCAACGGTCCCGGGCGGCGAGGATCTCGGTCATCACTGCAGGCGCCAGGCCTCCGCGGCCGATCTCGACGCAGGTGCCGACGATGATCCGCACCATGTTGTGAACGAAGCGGTTGGCGCGGATCTCGAAAATGAACTCGTCTTCTTCGCTGTGCCACTCGGCACTATAAACCTGGCACCGATGGTGCTCCAGTTCCGAACCGCTCCGACAGAAAGAAACAAAATCATGCACACCCCGCAAAGCCGACGCGGCTTGCTGCATCGCGACGAGATCCAGCCGCAGCGGAAGGAACCAGGCATATTGACGCCCGACAGCGCGCGGCCGGGTCGTGAGGCGGTAACGGTAAGCGCGGCTGATGGCGTCATGCCGGGCATTAAATTCCTCCGTGGCCTCCTCACCGGCGATCACCCGCACATCGGGGGGAAGCAGGGCGTTGGCGCCGCGGATGAAGGTTTCGACCGGCAACACGCTCGGCGTATGGAAATTGATCACCTGGCCCAAGGCATGGACACCGCTGTCGGTGCGCCCGGCGGCGATGACCGCGGTTTCACTCTGGGTGAGACGGCCGAGGGCCATCTCCAGTTCTCCCTGCACCGAACGCTGCCCGGGCTGGACCTGCCAGCCGCAAAACGCGCTGCCGTCGTACTCCAATGTCAGCCTGATATTACGCACGCCGTCTCAAAGCCAGATACAGAGAGTGAAGAAGAGCAGGGATCCGGTCATCACCAGATAGTCGGTCCAGGCAAAATGGAGGCGGGTATAGACGGTCCGTCCTTCGCCTCCGGTATAGCAGCGGGCATCCATAGCCGACGCGAGTTCATCCGCCCGGTGGAAGGCGGAGACGAACAGCGGCACCAGCAGCGGCAGTAAACTTCGGATGCGATGCCGCAGGGATCCGTTGAACCGTGCACCCCGCGAGAGCTGGGCGTTACGAATGCGCTGGGCCTCCTCGAGCAGCGTCGGTATGAAGCGCAGCGAGAGCGTCAACATCAGACTCAACTCGTGGGTTGGCACTCCCCAACGTTTCAGCGGCCGCGTCATGCGCTCCAGGGCATCCGTCAGTTCCAGCGGCGAGGTGCAGAGGGTGAGCAAGGCGGCATAGAGAATCAGCAGCGCCAGGCGTGTCACATAAATCCCGCCGAGGGCCAGCCCCTCCCGGGTCACGACAAGGCTGGTCAGGGGCACAACCCACAGCACCCGGCCGTCGCTCCAGAAGATGTGGATGATCCAGGTCAGGGCAAAAAGCCAGAGGAAAGGGCGGAGGTTCTTCATCAGCAACGGAAGCGGGATCCCGCCGCTTCGCGCTACGAGGAGAGAGAGAACCGCCATCCCTGCCAGAACATACAAATTATAGGTTAACAGCAGACCGCCCGTCAGGCAAAAAGCCGCGGCGAGTTTGCTGCGGGGATCGAGCCGATGGAGAAAGGAGGCTGCGGGAAAATATTGACCGAAGGTGATATCGTTGAAAAAGGCCATAATTAACTGTCGGTTAAATCAAGGAAATATACAGAAATTGGCGGGCAAATACAATACAAAAGTAGCTTTTCCACCCGGGCCGGCACCAGCTTCTCATTCCCGCCCAGGCCGGTACCAGCCGCATGCTTCCAGCCGACACGGCGAGCCCCGCCCCCTTCGTGCTCCCCTCGTCTGCGCTGACGATTTTTCACTTGACCTTTTCTCATTTTATTGCTATGTTGGCGGGGGGCAGCCGTATTATTTACAAAGTGTACCCGAATGAACAAACTGGAAAAAGCGGCGCAGACCGTGATCACCCGCGCCCTTGATCTCCGCAAGGGCGAGTCTGTCCTTATCATCGCCGACGAACCCTATCTCGACCTTGCCCACCTCCTCTTCGCAGCTGCCGAAAAGAAGTCCAACCATATCCACCTGCTCCAGGTAGGACGCGACTATCTCCAGCGTAATGCCCTGTGCGGCCCGGTGGAACGGCTAATGCTGGAGATGAATGTCATCCTCGCCCTGACCTCCACCTCGATATCACACAGCTCCAGCCGCCGGGAAGCCTGCCGGCAGGGAGCACGCTGCATCACCATGACGGCCATCACCAACGACACCTTCGCACGCATTGCGGAGATGGATTTTTCCCGCATTGCCAGGCTCAGCCGCAAGCTCGCCGATATCCTGACCATCGCCAAGGAGATCGAGATTTCGGCGCCCAACGGCACGCAACTGCGGATTGCCGCAGCCCGGGCGAAAGGTTATGCCGATACCGGAGAAGTAACGCAGCCCGGGGCTTTTTCCAACCTGCCGGCTGGAGAGGCTTCGCTCGCGCCGGAATTCGCCGGCACCTCCGGCGAGGTGGTCATCGACAGCGGCATGGGGGTACAGCCCAACGATCACGAGCGCACCGTCCTGCACATCCGGGACGGCCGCGTCGTGCGGATCGCCGGCGGTGTAGCGGCCAACCGTCTGCGCCGCCAGTTGGCACCCTACGGGCCGGAGAGCCGTCTGATCGCGGAATTTGGCATCGGTACCAATGAGAGCGCCCGTCTCAGCGGCTATCCCCTCGAGGACGAAAAGGTCCATGGCACGATCCACGTGGCAGTCGGCAACAATCTCTCATTCGGCGGCAGCAATGATGTGCCCATCCACCTGGAAGCCATCGTCTATCAAGCTAGCGTGGCCATCGATGGGCGCAAAATTCTCGAACATGGCAAACTGGTTCTGATGTAGTTCAAACGCCGGACACGGCCTATCGGAGGGCCCATGAAGATCTACATTACCGCAGACATGGAAGGGGTCAACGGGGTAGTACTGCGTGAGCAGGTCGACCCGACCACCCGGGAGTATGAGATGGCCCGAGGCTGGATGGTCGCCGAGGTCAATGCGGCCATCGAGGGTGCGGTAGCCGGCGGTGCGACAGAAGTAATCGTCAACGATTCGCACAACAACATGGCCAACCTGCCCGTGGACCGCCTCCATCCCGCAGCCCGCTTGGTTTCCGGCCCCGGCAAGCCCTTCTCAATGATGCAGGAGATCGATGGCTCCTGCGCCGGCGCTTTTTTTCTCGGTTATCATGCCGCCTTTGGGACACCGCTGGCGGTCCTTGAGCACACCTGGGCCTACTCTTATGTCGACGCGATTCGTATTAATGGTGTGCAAGTCGGTGAATTCGGACTCAATGCCGGGCTCGCCGGCTACTACGGCGTTCCCACCCTGCTGGTAACCGGCGACCGCGCCGTCGTCGCGGAAGCGCGCGCCCTCCTGCCCGGCGTGGGTGCAGTGGTCGTCAAGGAAGGGCGCGGCCGCAATTGTGCCGTCTGCGAGCCCTTTTCGCAAAGTCTCGAAGCGATCCGCAGGGAAGCGGAGGCGGCAGTCCGGGCCATCGCGACCCACCCGCCGCTTGGTTTTACGCCGCCCTTGACGCTCGAATATCTCTTTCCCAAGGTCGAGATGGCCGAGGCCGCGATGCTGCTTCCGGGCGCAGAACGGAGCGGCATGCGCAGCGTTCTCTGCCACCCGGCCGACTATCCCGGGCTCTACCGTCAATTCCTCGCTCTTTTCCGCCTCGCCAAATCAGTCTGAACCCCGGCCATTTTCCGCCCCGAAAAGCCAGGCACGCGCGGTGCCGCTTGGCTTTTCGAGGACTCCCTCCAGCTAGTACGCAAAAAATCGCAGGTAAAGATAAAGATAGACCACCGGCGCCGTGATGGTCAGGCTGTCGAACCGGTCCAGGATCCCCCCGTGCCCCGGTATGAGACGTGAAGAATCCTTGACTCCGGCATCGCGTTTGAACATGGACTCAAAGAGATCGCCGAACTGCCCCAGGCTGCCGCCGATCGCGCCAATCACCAGGGAATCATGCAGCTGCAGGCCCCGGATGAACCAGTGATGGCAAAGCCAGGCGGTGAGCAAGGCAAAGAGGAAACCCAGGAGCGACCCTTCGATCGACTTGTTCGGGCTGATACGCGGCATCAGCTTATGCCGGCCTAGATAGGATCCACCGATGTAGGCGGCGGTATCGCACACCCATATACTCAAAATCAGGACCAGGATCCAGCCGCCGGCAGGGGAGCTGTCGAGGCCGAAGCGCGATGCAGGAAGTTCACGAATAAGGATGAAGCTGCCGAATGCGAGCGGATAATACAGAGCGGCAAAGGCGCTGACCGAGGTATCGAGGAGGGTGGAGCCGCTGCCGCGATAAAGGGCCGCGAATTGCACCCAGACCAGATAAAGCAGGATGATCGGCAAAACGAGTCGCACATCGAAGAAGTAGAGGGAGATAACCAGGGCGGTAGCGCAGACCAGTCCCGGCGCATAGTAAGCTATACTTTCTTTATGGCGGGCGAGGCCATAGAATTCATAGACCGAGAGGACGGCGACGAGCAGGACAAAGGTCAGCCACCAGAGTCCTCCCTGCAAAACGGCCAGAACAATGAGCGGACCGAAGAGCAAGGCAATCAAGGTGCGAATGCCAAAGGATTTAAAATTCAAGGTTCCTCCATCAGGGTAAGGGTAAAACCATCCGGATGTGAACGGCGCTTAACGGGGCA encodes:
- a CDS encoding energy-coupling factor transporter transmembrane component T; the encoded protein is MAFFNDITFGQYFPAASFLHRLDPRSKLAAAFCLTGGLLLTYNLYVLAGMAVLSLLVARSGGIPLPLLMKNLRPFLWLFALTWIIHIFWSDGRVLWVVPLTSLVVTREGLALGGIYVTRLALLILYAALLTLCTSPLELTDALERMTRPLKRWGVPTHELSLMLTLSLRFIPTLLEEAQRIRNAQLSRGARFNGSLRHRIRSLLPLLVPLFVSAFHRADELASAMDARCYTGGEGRTVYTRLHFAWTDYLVMTGSLLFFTLCIWL
- a CDS encoding phosphatidate cytidylyltransferase; its protein translation is MNFKSFGIRTLIALLFGPLIVLAVLQGGLWWLTFVLLVAVLSVYEFYGLARHKESIAYYAPGLVCATALVISLYFFDVRLVLPIILLYLVWVQFAALYRGSGSTLLDTSVSAFAALYYPLAFGSFILIRELPASRFGLDSSPAGGWILVLILSIWVCDTAAYIGGSYLGRHKLMPRISPNKSIEGSLLGFLFALLTAWLCHHWFIRGLQLHDSLVIGAIGGSLGQFGDLFESMFKRDAGVKDSSRLIPGHGGILDRFDSLTITAPVVYLYLYLRFFAY
- a CDS encoding aminopeptidase, whose translation is MNKLEKAAQTVITRALDLRKGESVLIIADEPYLDLAHLLFAAAEKKSNHIHLLQVGRDYLQRNALCGPVERLMLEMNVILALTSTSISHSSSRREACRQGARCITMTAITNDTFARIAEMDFSRIARLSRKLADILTIAKEIEISAPNGTQLRIAAARAKGYADTGEVTQPGAFSNLPAGEASLAPEFAGTSGEVVIDSGMGVQPNDHERTVLHIRDGRVVRIAGGVAANRLRRQLAPYGPESRLIAEFGIGTNESARLSGYPLEDEKVHGTIHVAVGNNLSFGGSNDVPIHLEAIVYQASVAIDGRKILEHGKLVLM
- the truA gene encoding tRNA pseudouridine(38-40) synthase TruA: MRNIRLTLEYDGSAFCGWQVQPGQRSVQGELEMALGRLTQSETAVIAAGRTDSGVHALGQVINFHTPSVLPVETFIRGANALLPPDVRVIAGEEATEEFNARHDAISRAYRYRLTTRPRAVGRQYAWFLPLRLDLVAMQQAASALRGVHDFVSFCRSGSELEHHRCQVYSAEWHSEEDEFIFEIRANRFVHNMVRIIVGTCVEIGRGGLAPAVMTEILAARDRCAAGRTAPAHGLFLLQILYPSDIHPLPKERA
- a CDS encoding M55 family metallopeptidase, whose product is MKIYITADMEGVNGVVLREQVDPTTREYEMARGWMVAEVNAAIEGAVAGGATEVIVNDSHNNMANLPVDRLHPAARLVSGPGKPFSMMQEIDGSCAGAFFLGYHAAFGTPLAVLEHTWAYSYVDAIRINGVQVGEFGLNAGLAGYYGVPTLLVTGDRAVVAEARALLPGVGAVVVKEGRGRNCAVCEPFSQSLEAIRREAEAAVRAIATHPPLGFTPPLTLEYLFPKVEMAEAAMLLPGAERSGMRSVLCHPADYPGLYRQFLALFRLAKSV